The Oscillospiraceae bacterium nucleotide sequence CCTTGATCGAATTGACAAACCCGTTGCCGATTCGCTGCCAGAAGGTCTCGGGATTGGGCTGGGTGGTCTCCCCGACTTCCTGCAGATAGACGGTCACGGTCGAATATTCGACCTGAGAATCATACCGCTGAAGCGTGCCGGTCAGGGACTCGATTTGGTAGCGTACGTTGGAGAGCGCCTGTTCAATGGTGATGATGTCCTCCATCGAGTCGGCTTTTTCCAGCAGCGCCAGATAGCGTTCCTCCTGAAGCTGTAGGGTTTTCAGATGCGCATCGACGTCGTAATAGCTGTCCGTGATGTCCTGTGTGCCTTTTTCATTGGAGATGACATTGCCCATCAGGGAGACATCCTCAATGAAAGCGTCGAGATTTGCGGCGGGGATACGCATTGTCAGCGTAGCCCTGCGTCTTCCGGTCGAGTTGAGGTTAATGCCGGTCTCCGAGGAATTTTCGATGTAACCGCCTATCGCCGTGCAGCGTGCTTTAAGCGCCGGAAGGGTCTCCTCATATTCCAGCGTTTCCATTGTGATTGAGACGGTGT carries:
- a CDS encoding DUF4349 domain-containing protein produces the protein MKKALILLLALLVLTGGCAARAEESIMPENDNYSYSYDKAGGMTTTEQAASSTDALEMTAGRKLIYTVSITMETLEYEETLPALKARCTAIGGYIENSSETGINLNSTGRRRATLTMRIPAANLDAFIEDVSLMGNVISNEKGTQDITDSYYDVDAHLKTLQLQEERYLALLEKADSMEDIITIEQALSNVRYQIESLTGTLQRYDSQVEYSTVTVYLQEVGETTQPNPETFWQRIGNGFVNSIKALWKFAKWCVVALVTALPFLVIPGLVTWLVLWLVHRKKVRHAKIDSNNHPDTK